A region of the Thamnophis elegans isolate rThaEle1 chromosome 1, rThaEle1.pri, whole genome shotgun sequence genome:
aaatcagacaatgtgattgtctggatttgttttctcattatgtgtcagcacctctccattaattaattaggaaagaaagaccacgagactccatgtgtggaaatcaagtgtacttttactaattgaaaatgattaaaggcatagcgtagcgaagtctgattatttaggcgcgaaagcggttgatatatagaatagcccattccccaccccttggcatcacaggtccagtccaatcataattcttccaagtgtcaggtgtgagataacttcaaaaggcatcacgaagatggaatgtcggtgccattagtcctggcgggaacgcccacgcatgcgtagtccgatcagccggtgaactccagaaccttcctccagcacaatgagtaacccctcccaaataccatgccctccctccccatttcatggcagccgaagcaacagcaaagcagaggctgacattatgtttctcatagttgaggtctacctatgatgtcaattaaagattctcatctttttaagtgggagaacttgcacaattggtggctgactaaatacttttttgccccactgtatggaTGGTGCTTAACTATTGTATTTTGCCTCTGGATATTCATCAAAGAAAAACAGCACTGAGAAACCATAATTGATGAGGGCATTCAGTTTCTTTGCCATTTGTATTTTTAGCCTGCTAGCTAGGATATTTTTGTACAACGGTCACGTGCTCTTTCAAAAAAGGGTCAAACAGACGCTCAATAATAGCCCAGTTGACAAGTTAAAAAATATGGAGGGTGGCACAGGGTCAAATGGGAGTGACTAAAATCAAGTAGAGATGGCAGCAGTGGCATCGAGCAACCAAGAAGTCCAGGTGACCGGCAGACCCAGAAACAGCTATGGGTTGTCATGGGAAGTGGCAATGGGTTAGAGCAGATGTTCAGTACTGCACAATTGTTGGAATGAAGGTTAAAATGACACAGTTCCCCAAGGCATAAGTAACTATAATTCAGTGCATGAACAGCTATTGCAGCTGTATAATTAGGGTTCCAGGCATGTTGACCAGACAGAGGAAGTTGTACCTCTTGTACTCAAATCCACAGAATAAACGtagtaaaaagaaaggaaaatgcatCAAATGTCCAGTGGAGTTTAATCACAtgattgtgtgtgtgtcatcATTTTGATGAAGTCTTGATTTGTGGCAGACAAATATGCCATGAGgatgtgctttaaaaaaacaataatgaaGAAATCTTTCTACCATGGTTAAGAGTCAAATGAGGAACATCCTAgagaaggctttttaaaaaaaatatttgtttttaaaataacaggaaaaaaaatcccaaaagcaACAAGAAACATAAGtacatgttttaaagaaaaaaaatccataacaAGTGCTTAAAACTTAGTGAAAATTTATTCACCTATTTTCGAGCCTTAGAGAATGCTTAAGACAGTAACTCATTGTCCAGAATGCAATTTATTCTTTGCCAATATATCTGCTTCATTTAATATCAATCTGGGCCACAAGCAAATACTTAAGGCAAGCAAAAAACTTTCCATTAACCCCTAAGCCTTGTCCATTTGTATTTACGGTTCATTgatactggctgaggaattctggacaTTGAAGTCCCCTCAATTTTAAAAGTTTCTAGGGTTGTGAAGCCCTGGCGTAGATCAGTTGCCGAGTTGTGTTGCAAGttcttaacattttaaaaatacggCTGTTCTATTCTACAAGCACTTATCTGAGAACAATACTACTGCATGTCTATATAGCGAAGACCAGGAAGTTCAGTGAAATCTAGCTGCAACTAAATTTATCTAAGGCCGAAAGAAATAAGGCGACGCACATTTGTTCATTCTGACTAAATTATCAACCCGAGAAACGCGATAGGAGGAGTCACTCCAACGCGGAAGAACGAAGACCAGGCTCGTCGCAAAAAGAGGGCGGCGAACACTCGATCGACAGCTCCACCAGTGCGACCTGCCTTGCTCCAAAAAGTGCCAAGACGCGAATTAATTTAGCGTGGGAGTCGCGGTGCCAACAGGCGTGACGTCGTTTACGAGCAAAATGTTACGGGGCTGCTTGAGTCACTGCTGGCGAAGGACTTCCATTGTGAGCTTCGGTGGTTGGCGGAACCGGCGGGCGCGCTTTTCCGCCTCTGCTCGTGTCATGGAGCCTCGCCTCAGCTTTTCTCCCGCCGACCACAGCCTCTTCGATCAGCCGCTGGCCATCTCGGTGGAAGGGCTCGGGCCCGAGCAGGAGATCGGGCTCCGTGCGTCGCTGGAAGATGAGAAAGGGGAGCGCTTCGAGTCGCACGCCTTCTACCGAGCAGACGGCGAAGGGAGGCTGGATCTGCAGCGCTCGCCGGCGCTTGAAGGCGGGACCTTCTCGGGTTTGGAGCCGATGGGGCTGCTGTGGTCGCTGCAGCCGCTAAAACCCCTCAGGCGCCTGGTGAAGCGCGACGTCGAGCGCCCCTTTCTCCTGGAGCTGGAGGTGTTAGAAAGGCTGGGAGCGACTTTGCCTGGTCGCGTCCTGGCCAAGGGCTCCCACGAGCGGAGATTCCTGGCCGACGGGGTGAAGAGACTCCCGGTGCGGGAAGGGAGCATCCGGGCCACTCTTTTCCAGCCTCCCGGTAAACAGCGGGGGATCTTCCTACAGAAATTACTCTATTAATAATACACTCATGTCCCGGAGGATCAGCCGCTAAGAGCGATTTAATTAATCCACTTTTTGGATTTTCATGGTCACACTGAATTGAGCTACGGTACTATAACTAATCAGACAGGTTGAGGCTGTTTCGAGTCAGTGCGTTGTTGGAACTCAGTTTGGTTGGAGTCGACATTTACATATTTTTACCCAACGTTTACCCAGCACCTCAGGTTGAATCAACCTGTAATGCGACCATATTTTATCCTAGTATGTTATATGAACTCAGGGAATAAGATTGAATAAGGTGTAATTCCATTTTTTGCGTGTGCTTTCAAACCAGTCTTGGCTCCAAGTGACTGCCTGGACTAATCCCTTCAGCTTTTTGGACACCATTTCTGGAAATTTGGCTTCCTGGggttaagagagagtgactggcccgaaGCCACCCAGTTGGCTGTGTACCCAAGAGAGGCTTAGAAAATAAGAGTCCCTCAGTACTCTGGTGCCTTCAGCctctacaccaaattggctttaTAATTTCTgatattaaaatcaatggaatacaATACACCATTACACTAGCTCTGGGATCTGCAATTTAGAATAGCCAACGCATTGTGCATTGTATTAATGGGTGGTTTAATAGAGTAGTGGTTTTTGTAACACGCTAAACCATAAATTCTGATTTTCAAACCACAGTGGCTACCTTTATGTGACAGAACAAGCTAAACAATGAAACCATGCTATCGCTTGGCCAGTTGTTTGAATCAAGCCATGTGCCCTTTTGTCCTTTATCTTTGATGCAGGACTTTGTTTAAAGTATGCTAAGTTCTTAAGAAATGTGTGGTAACTAAAAACAATTGCTCtactttatatttcttgcaggtaAAGGCCCTTTTCCAGGTATCATTCAGATACCTGGAACTGGAGGAGGGATTCCAGAAAGTTCAGCATGTCTGTTGGCCAATCATGGCTTTGCCGTGTTAGCTTTGGCCTATTATGGATATGAAGATCTTCCTAAGGACATGACGGAATTGCATCTGGAGTACTTTGAAGAAGCTGTCAATTATATGCTAAAACATCCAGTGGTAGGTTGCTCTATTCGTGACCTTTGTAAAGAGGTTTAGCTGAGATCTCGGGTTTTTCAGCCCCAGAAATGTATACTACTATGTtatcctagatcaggggtgggcaattaattttctcaaGCGGCCACAATGAGAAATTGGGAGTGTTGTGGAGGACCACCACGCACATATCCCCACCCTCACCCCACCtgccaccctgcccctccccccaccatCACCAATTAGGACAGTAAAAGGATGGCCCCTGGGCTGTAAAAAGACCAGGTCTGTCCTAGATTATTCAACCAGTAAATAAAGGCATTTACAAGAAGGCCTTGTTTAGAGACTGATACCTTTAGCGACCATTTGCAATTACTAAAATGGAAAAGTAATTAATTCCtggcatttatgacctttgcagttctataaagcaaaggaaaactgaagtaagatcataagacaactgtggtttcacttagcaatcattttACATCAAAACTATCCATAAtcagttgaaaagaaaaatcatGATTAGCAGCAAAATCTATCCATATATTAGCTCAGCATGTTGCTTAACATGTAAGTTGCTTCAACTAGTGTTATCAATTAAAGGCTTCCTATATTTTGTAAACCTAGAACTATAGTTATTCTGGGAAATTAACTAAATTCAAATGTTGCTGTATTGTTTGAGCTTGCTGAACATTTTGTGTTTTTTCAGGAACATTTGTTTCAGAACCTTTTATTCCTGAAATAGATCATGGAAAATTTAAGGATCTTAACAACTCATTTCTTTCCATTTGGGGCAGCCAAAGGTATGCAAGAGTAACTGAAGCATAAAAGCTTTaggccagggttgtcaaactcgatttcattgagattCGCATAAGA
Encoded here:
- the LOC116519037 gene encoding acyl-coenzyme A thioesterase 1-like, with the protein product MLRGCLSHCWRRTSIVSFGGWRNRRARFSASARVMEPRLSFSPADHSLFDQPLAISVEGLGPEQEIGLRASLEDEKGERFESHAFYRADGEGRLDLQRSPALEGGTFSGLEPMGLLWSLQPLKPLRRLVKRDVERPFLLELEVLERLGATLPGRVLAKGSHERRFLADGVKRLPVREGSIRATLFQPPGKGPFPGIIQIPGTGGGIPESSACLLANHGFAVLALAYYGYEDLPKDMTELHLEYFEEAVNYMLKHPVVKGPGIGVLGHSKGGDICISMASFLKGITAIVTVNGSIANVAVAVRYKDITIPPLGININRVKIDQNGFYDIIDVLNNPLEGTDRQSLIPLEKAEGRFLFIVGMDDHNWKSEFFANEAAKHLQAHGKDKPGIICYPEAGHYIEPPYTPLCPASIHFLVGKTVVWGGQPRAHAAAQVDAWKQIQNFFHQILNGSKNKL